One region of Thermococcus sp. genomic DNA includes:
- a CDS encoding serine/threonine protein kinase, giving the protein MFDHLISKAQLGRFYSHLRGLGFEEIRPYAKGTTSLIFGARLDEKNVIIKLQRPDSPRQNFAREAKIVRTIEPFGITPPLVAYGVFEGLEYLIRGFAEGEIIFHADLEKRHLFEIVEKTALLDRLGLDHGQIQGGKHIIVGESVYLIDFEKANWRKPKNLTSAMAMIFLSDNYISRRVRAKFGIDEEFLDEMREGVRAYKRTGRLSGLLRLLSRL; this is encoded by the coding sequence ATGTTCGACCACCTGATAAGCAAAGCTCAATTAGGGCGGTTTTACTCTCACCTGAGGGGGCTTGGATTTGAGGAAATCCGCCCCTACGCCAAGGGAACCACGAGCCTCATCTTTGGCGCCCGGTTAGATGAAAAAAACGTCATTATTAAGCTCCAAAGGCCCGACTCGCCGAGGCAGAACTTCGCGAGGGAGGCGAAAATCGTCAGGACGATAGAGCCCTTTGGGATAACTCCTCCGCTCGTGGCCTACGGCGTCTTTGAGGGACTGGAGTATCTCATCCGGGGGTTTGCGGAGGGGGAGATAATATTCCACGCCGACCTCGAAAAACGCCATCTCTTTGAGATAGTTGAAAAAACCGCCCTTCTCGACAGGCTCGGCCTCGACCACGGTCAGATACAGGGCGGCAAGCACATAATAGTTGGCGAGAGCGTTTACCTCATAGACTTCGAAAAGGCCAACTGGAGGAAGCCGAAGAACCTGACCTCGGCAATGGCGATGATCTTCCTCAGCGATAACTACATCTCGCGTCGGGTGAGGGCGAAGTTCGGTATCGATGAAGAATTTTTGGACGAAATGAGGGAGGGGGTCAGGGCCTACAAGAGAACAGGGAGACTTTCAGGCCTTCTGCGTCTCCTTTCTCGCCTTTAG
- a CDS encoding Lrp/AsnC family transcriptional regulator encodes MVTAFILMVTAAGKEREVMEKLLAMPEVKEAYVVYGEYDLVVKVETDTLKDLDQFITEKIRKMSEIQMTSTMIAI; translated from the coding sequence ATGGTGACGGCTTTTATTTTGATGGTGACGGCCGCTGGAAAGGAAAGGGAAGTTATGGAAAAGCTTCTGGCCATGCCGGAGGTTAAGGAGGCTTACGTGGTATATGGCGAATACGACCTCGTTGTTAAGGTCGAGACGGACACGCTCAAGGACCTTGACCAGTTCATCACGGAGAAGATAAGGAAGATGTCCGAGATACAGATGACCTCGACGATGATAGCCATCTGA
- a CDS encoding TIGR00153 family protein, which produces MQVWTKLFAKSPFKPLIKHADVVLNTVETLEKALQHWYEGDYEGMRKIAIEVDRLEDVADRIKEEIRDSLSSKLMMAVAREDVLIYLHMQDKVADAAEDTAKWLLIKEPGDLPVEVKEVILQMGMESIKAAKLVHEAIVQMDRVIESGFTEGEIEREYEIIRQIESVENKIDGLDTKLMQLVFENADSLSWGDGFYILNIARTLSNISDKAKDAAERIRLMMNK; this is translated from the coding sequence ATGCAGGTCTGGACAAAACTCTTCGCGAAGAGCCCGTTCAAGCCCCTCATAAAGCACGCTGATGTCGTGCTGAACACCGTTGAGACCCTCGAAAAGGCGCTCCAGCACTGGTACGAGGGGGACTACGAGGGGATGAGAAAGATAGCCATCGAGGTCGATCGCCTTGAGGACGTTGCCGACAGGATAAAAGAGGAAATCCGTGACTCCCTCAGCTCGAAGCTCATGATGGCGGTCGCGAGGGAGGACGTCCTAATCTACCTCCACATGCAGGACAAGGTCGCGGATGCTGCGGAGGACACAGCTAAGTGGCTGCTCATCAAGGAGCCCGGTGATCTTCCTGTGGAGGTCAAGGAGGTAATCCTCCAGATGGGCATGGAGAGCATCAAGGCTGCAAAGCTAGTCCACGAGGCCATAGTTCAGATGGACCGCGTCATAGAGAGCGGCTTCACCGAGGGGGAAATAGAGAGGGAGTACGAGATAATCAGGCAGATAGAGAGCGTCGAGAACAAGATAGACGGCCTCGACACGAAGCTCATGCAGCTCGTCTTCGAGAACGCCGACTCACTGAGCTGGGGCGACGGCTTCTACATCCTCAACATCGCCAGAACCCTCAGCAACATCTCGGACAAGGCGAAAGATGCGGCCGAGAGGATAAGGCTCATGATGAACAAGTGA
- a CDS encoding inorganic phosphate transporter: protein MQVEPWLLVTIILGFSMAWAIGANDAANSMSTAVGAKAITPRQAVIIAGILEFTGAYFFGKSVTETIRKGILDPTMITDPNVLIYGSVAALMAATIWLIIATKFGLPVSTTHSIIGGIAGYGIVYAGTAIVNWGKMTQVVLSWILSPIVGAIMAYFIFKALTKSIFERKDPVRSARIWSPFWIGLAFVVIGTMFYIKVLHGKDLRTGVFMYGIPLGIIVFAVTYLLIKLRFPSSDPFIGVEAIFKKVQVITSGYVALAHGANDVANAIGPVAAVYAVATMGLSGMQVPVPKWILALGGLGIAVGVATYGYKVMETVGKRITELTNTRGFTIDFSAATVVLVASWMGLPISTTHTVVGAVIGIGLARGVKAINKNIVRDIIISWFVTVPIAGLISAAIFKFLMMVG from the coding sequence ATGCAGGTGGAGCCGTGGTTGCTGGTAACGATCATCCTGGGCTTTTCAATGGCCTGGGCAATAGGTGCGAACGATGCGGCAAATTCCATGAGCACCGCGGTGGGTGCGAAGGCCATAACCCCCAGGCAGGCCGTCATAATAGCCGGAATCCTTGAGTTCACTGGAGCGTACTTCTTCGGAAAGAGCGTTACCGAGACGATAAGGAAGGGCATCCTTGACCCGACCATGATAACCGACCCGAACGTTCTCATCTACGGTTCCGTGGCTGCTCTCATGGCCGCGACGATATGGCTCATCATCGCGACGAAGTTTGGTCTGCCCGTCTCGACCACCCACTCGATCATAGGAGGTATAGCGGGCTATGGAATAGTCTACGCCGGAACGGCCATAGTCAACTGGGGCAAGATGACGCAGGTTGTCCTCAGCTGGATACTTTCCCCGATAGTCGGCGCCATAATGGCTTACTTCATATTTAAGGCCCTGACCAAGAGCATCTTCGAGAGAAAAGACCCCGTGAGGAGCGCCCGCATCTGGTCCCCCTTCTGGATTGGACTGGCCTTCGTGGTCATAGGAACCATGTTCTACATCAAGGTTCTCCACGGGAAGGATCTCAGGACGGGTGTTTTTATGTACGGCATTCCCCTCGGTATAATCGTGTTCGCTGTAACGTACCTTCTCATAAAGCTCCGCTTCCCGAGCAGCGACCCATTCATCGGCGTTGAAGCCATATTCAAGAAGGTTCAGGTCATCACCTCGGGCTATGTCGCCCTTGCACACGGCGCAAACGACGTCGCCAACGCGATAGGTCCGGTCGCGGCAGTGTACGCTGTGGCAACGATGGGGCTGAGCGGCATGCAGGTTCCCGTCCCCAAGTGGATCCTTGCCCTCGGAGGTCTGGGAATAGCGGTCGGTGTCGCAACGTATGGATACAAGGTAATGGAGACCGTCGGGAAGAGGATAACCGAGCTGACCAATACGAGAGGCTTCACCATTGACTTCTCGGCGGCAACGGTTGTTCTGGTCGCCAGCTGGATGGGCCTGCCGATTTCGACGACCCACACCGTGGTCGGAGCGGTCATAGGAATAGGCCTCGCAAGGGGAGTAAAGGCAATAAACAAGAACATCGTTAGGGACATAATAATCTCCTGGTTCGTTACCGTTCCGATCGCAGGTCTGATAAGCGCGGCCATATTCAAGTTCCTTATGATGGTGGGGTGA
- a CDS encoding metallophosphoesterase: MRKIVSAFLLVLIVLAAGCIGSTGQTTSTQTTEKGTASTTPASPSESGGIDFTAYEKGQVLSRWYDIVDTSKVYVSEGYEDLAKHYFPNAEILPASQYNGGIAILSPKDARPVLRGKPILITVNDYFGYIVYKLGIKFVGGDKGIFAAFNSDGKPYIVFTGTSKAGAGAALEYAMELKSGKSINTNDVLRSGQFEGILLKVIGDNNWNGVPDEGEHWYLTSFKTMEPFIYYWRVVDGENVTVKGGFIRLVNGSTIYIHALGFNVSVEIKNPNGAELTYVIENTNPGVLNIPAGAETGDTWVRFSTSESSFRIEAGKLANYTVLAFGDHRSDGGKEVPPAFLKVRDAMNADDGVFIIDGGDLVYSGKVDEWGELMKEWKWNKPVFIAVGNHEYRGEGINVYHMLFGPTDYSFVLGDYYYIFMNNIDHDYGLSDEQWGWLQDELERAKALGKKPVIVMHAPPVDPRPSGNHGMNYMDGKKLLQLMKTYNAFGVFSHIHMFWDGTIEGVRYIVTGGGGAPLYAKPDEGGFYHYARLDMLSNGTITAEPVKVET, encoded by the coding sequence ATGAGGAAGATTGTTTCTGCATTCCTGCTGGTCTTAATAGTCCTGGCGGCTGGGTGCATAGGTTCAACGGGACAGACCACGTCCACACAGACCACTGAGAAGGGCACTGCATCAACGACCCCCGCGTCCCCCTCGGAATCAGGGGGCATTGACTTCACGGCCTACGAAAAGGGCCAGGTTCTCTCCAGATGGTACGACATAGTGGACACGTCGAAGGTCTACGTCAGTGAAGGGTACGAAGACCTTGCAAAGCACTACTTCCCAAACGCTGAAATCCTGCCGGCGAGCCAGTACAACGGTGGAATAGCAATACTTTCCCCCAAGGACGCCCGTCCGGTTCTCAGGGGGAAGCCGATACTGATAACGGTCAACGACTACTTTGGCTACATCGTCTACAAGCTCGGCATCAAGTTTGTCGGAGGAGACAAGGGCATCTTTGCGGCCTTTAACAGTGACGGAAAGCCCTACATCGTATTTACCGGGACGAGCAAAGCTGGAGCTGGAGCCGCCTTGGAATACGCCATGGAGCTTAAGTCGGGTAAGAGCATCAACACCAACGATGTGCTGAGGAGTGGTCAGTTTGAGGGAATCCTCCTCAAGGTCATTGGGGACAACAACTGGAACGGAGTTCCAGATGAGGGTGAACACTGGTATCTGACCTCATTTAAGACGATGGAGCCCTTCATATACTACTGGCGCGTCGTTGATGGGGAGAACGTCACCGTGAAGGGCGGCTTTATCCGGCTCGTCAACGGCTCGACGATATACATCCATGCCCTCGGCTTCAACGTCAGCGTGGAAATAAAGAACCCCAACGGAGCGGAGCTCACCTACGTGATAGAGAACACCAACCCCGGCGTACTCAACATCCCGGCCGGAGCTGAGACCGGTGACACGTGGGTCAGGTTCAGCACCTCGGAGAGCTCTTTCAGGATAGAGGCGGGGAAGCTGGCCAACTACACAGTCCTTGCATTCGGCGACCACAGGTCAGATGGTGGAAAGGAGGTTCCCCCGGCGTTCCTCAAGGTGAGGGATGCCATGAACGCTGACGACGGAGTCTTCATAATAGACGGCGGAGACTTGGTCTATTCGGGCAAGGTTGACGAATGGGGCGAGCTGATGAAGGAATGGAAGTGGAACAAACCGGTCTTCATAGCCGTCGGAAACCACGAGTACCGCGGGGAGGGAATAAACGTCTACCACATGCTCTTCGGCCCGACGGACTACTCCTTCGTCCTCGGAGATTACTACTACATCTTCATGAACAACATAGACCACGACTACGGGCTGAGCGACGAGCAGTGGGGCTGGCTCCAGGACGAGCTTGAAAGGGCTAAGGCCCTTGGCAAGAAGCCCGTCATCGTTATGCACGCTCCACCCGTTGATCCGAGGCCCAGCGGAAACCACGGCATGAACTACATGGACGGGAAGAAGCTCCTCCAGCTCATGAAGACCTACAACGCCTTTGGTGTCTTCAGCCACATTCACATGTTCTGGGACGGCACCATTGAGGGCGTCAGATACATAGTCACCGGCGGCGGTGGGGCGCCGCTCTACGCCAAGCCCGACGAGGGGGGCTTCTATCACTACGCCAGACTCGACATGCTTTCCAACGGCACAATAACGGCTGAGCCCGTGAAGGTGGAGACTTGA
- a CDS encoding cupin domain-containing protein produces MFVGHYKDVPEKDTGFDGVTIRWLVSPKLGAKNYAMRYFVLRKGAEIPLHHHDWEHEIFIVKGEGIITGGGKEAHVKAGDFLYVPPNEPHGYRALSETFEFLCIIPAKKEAIPEDEWA; encoded by the coding sequence ATGTTCGTAGGACACTATAAGGACGTCCCCGAGAAGGACACCGGTTTTGATGGGGTAACCATAAGGTGGCTCGTTTCTCCGAAGCTCGGAGCAAAGAACTACGCAATGCGCTACTTCGTCCTCAGAAAGGGTGCTGAAATACCGCTCCACCACCACGACTGGGAGCACGAGATATTCATCGTGAAGGGAGAGGGGATAATAACCGGCGGCGGCAAGGAGGCCCACGTCAAGGCCGGTGACTTCCTCTACGTCCCGCCCAACGAGCCGCACGGCTACAGGGCTCTGAGCGAGACATTCGAGTTCCTCTGCATAATCCCGGCCAAGAAAGAGGCAATCCCCGAGGACGAGTGGGCTTAA
- a CDS encoding signal peptidase I, whose amino-acid sequence MNAKRFDFLSILTYSILVFVLGIVALHFIFGFQYVVILTDSMKPNINPDDMVITRPVSPEDVHVGDVILYRIEIGNATYRITHRVVDIKTDPDGNIYYVTKGDNREYADPWRVYPSQVVGRVVLVIPRAGVIWYYTPIIIFGLLLIVVATLAYDIAWSLLEEEPIRPKSRKADLIALRRKKIKVYHYRRR is encoded by the coding sequence ATGAATGCCAAGCGCTTTGACTTTCTCTCCATTTTGACGTATTCTATTCTTGTCTTTGTGCTGGGAATCGTTGCTCTGCACTTTATCTTCGGCTTCCAGTATGTCGTTATCCTAACGGACTCCATGAAACCCAATATAAATCCAGACGACATGGTGATTACCCGGCCTGTCTCCCCTGAAGATGTGCATGTTGGTGACGTGATTCTCTATCGTATTGAAATTGGAAATGCAACGTACCGGATAACCCATCGGGTGGTAGACATAAAGACAGACCCGGATGGTAACATTTACTACGTGACTAAAGGTGATAACAGAGAGTATGCTGACCCTTGGAGGGTTTATCCCAGTCAGGTTGTGGGTAGGGTAGTACTCGTTATTCCCCGGGCAGGGGTCATCTGGTACTATACCCCTATCATAATCTTCGGCCTGCTGCTAATAGTGGTGGCCACTCTCGCGTATGATATAGCATGGTCGCTTTTGGAAGAAGAACCGATACGTCCTAAGTCCAGAAAAGCAGACCTGATTGCACTGAGAAGAAAGAAAATAAAGGTTTACCACTATCGGCGTCGTTAA
- a CDS encoding tRNA (N(6)-L-threonylcarbamoyladenosine(37)-C(2))-methylthiotransferase, with protein MVRVHVETYGCTRNRADAEMMEALLVSAGYGLVETPESADYVVVNTCAVKDPTEKHMKERIKELLDSGKRVIVTGCLPHVNPDVIDPRVSGILGVKSIDRIAEAVSVAERGGKLVSVEGWRERSIDKLELPRLWKNGVAFVVPISEGCLNGCTYCATRFARGVLKSYKPELVVKWVKEALARGYKEIQLSSEDTGCYGFDIGTNLAKLLDEITAIGGDFRIRVGMMNPNHAIKILDELVDVYLDGKVYKFLHLPVQSGDDDVLRRMGRTYTVEEFEEIVRTFRKKVRDLNLNTDIIVGFPGESEEAFENTVELVKRVRPDKINVSRYSPRPGTVAAKWKQLPGWKVKERSRALHRLRLQIAHEINRSYVGRTVEVLVHGAGEKGGVEARTFNYKDIILDSGEPGEFLRVRVQWAGSTYLKGTPLH; from the coding sequence ATGGTAAGGGTTCACGTCGAGACCTACGGCTGCACGAGGAACAGGGCCGATGCGGAGATGATGGAGGCCCTTCTGGTTAGTGCTGGCTACGGGTTAGTGGAGACCCCGGAAAGCGCCGATTACGTCGTGGTGAACACCTGTGCAGTCAAGGACCCGACGGAGAAGCACATGAAGGAGCGCATAAAGGAACTCCTTGATTCCGGTAAAAGGGTCATCGTTACCGGCTGTCTTCCCCACGTTAACCCCGACGTCATAGACCCCCGCGTCTCTGGGATACTCGGTGTCAAGAGCATCGACAGAATAGCCGAGGCTGTAAGCGTGGCGGAGCGCGGTGGGAAGCTGGTGAGCGTCGAAGGCTGGCGTGAGAGGAGCATAGACAAGCTCGAACTCCCCCGCCTCTGGAAAAACGGGGTTGCCTTTGTCGTGCCCATAAGCGAGGGCTGCCTCAACGGGTGCACCTACTGCGCGACCCGCTTCGCCCGCGGGGTTCTCAAGAGCTACAAACCTGAGCTCGTCGTCAAGTGGGTTAAGGAGGCCCTGGCCAGAGGGTACAAGGAAATCCAGCTGTCGAGCGAGGACACCGGCTGCTACGGCTTCGACATCGGGACGAACCTGGCCAAGCTCCTCGACGAGATAACCGCCATTGGGGGCGACTTCAGGATAAGGGTCGGCATGATGAACCCCAACCACGCGATAAAGATACTCGATGAGCTCGTTGACGTCTATCTTGACGGGAAGGTCTATAAGTTCCTCCACCTGCCTGTCCAGAGCGGTGACGATGATGTTCTCAGGAGAATGGGAAGAACGTACACTGTGGAAGAGTTCGAGGAGATAGTTCGAACATTTCGTAAGAAAGTTCGTGACTTGAACCTCAATACAGACATCATAGTGGGCTTTCCGGGAGAGAGCGAAGAGGCCTTCGAGAACACCGTTGAGCTCGTGAAGAGGGTAAGGCCGGACAAGATAAACGTTTCCCGCTATTCACCGAGACCCGGTACGGTGGCGGCCAAGTGGAAGCAGCTCCCCGGCTGGAAGGTTAAGGAACGCTCAAGGGCCCTCCACAGACTCAGGCTCCAGATAGCCCACGAAATAAACCGCTCCTACGTTGGCAGGACGGTGGAAGTTCTCGTCCATGGGGCCGGAGAGAAGGGCGGCGTTGAGGCCCGGACTTTCAACTACAAGGACATAATCCTCGATTCCGGTGAGCCCGGAGAATTCCTACGGGTTAGGGTTCAATGGGCCGGTTCGACGTACCTTAAGGGCACTCCCCTTCACTGA
- a CDS encoding TRAM domain-containing protein translates to MYGDGFGGGYEAPVKVGERYRVRIESLGKGGDGIAKIKGFVIFVPNTQVGDEVEIVINSVKRKFAFAEVIG, encoded by the coding sequence ATGTATGGAGATGGATTTGGCGGTGGCTACGAAGCCCCTGTTAAGGTTGGAGAAAGGTACAGAGTTAGGATCGAGAGCCTTGGAAAGGGTGGCGATGGTATCGCCAAGATAAAGGGCTTCGTTATCTTCGTCCCGAACACCCAGGTCGGAGACGAGGTTGAGATTGTCATTAACTCGGTCAAGAGGAAGTTCGCTTTCGCGGAAGTCATTGGTTGA
- a CDS encoding monovalent cation/H+ antiporter subunit E: MSFIAVFIWSFVLWLVLTAGSKGLLWSPEELIAGLIFSGVIAFTTRDVIGEKASRFLNPAKWVGFVVYAIGPLFWGMVKANLDVAYRVITGKIKPGIVRVPVELENDAQYTILSNSITLTPGTLTIDACPEEKALYVHWINVTEKEPESSEVIAGPFEKWARRLGR; the protein is encoded by the coding sequence ATGAGTTTCATCGCTGTATTCATTTGGTCATTCGTGCTCTGGTTGGTACTCACAGCGGGCAGTAAAGGATTACTCTGGAGCCCCGAAGAGCTTATCGCGGGACTGATCTTCTCGGGAGTAATCGCCTTCACAACCAGGGACGTCATAGGTGAAAAGGCATCCCGCTTCCTCAACCCGGCAAAGTGGGTGGGCTTTGTGGTGTACGCCATCGGCCCGCTCTTCTGGGGCATGGTCAAAGCCAACCTCGACGTTGCATACCGCGTCATAACCGGCAAGATAAAGCCCGGAATCGTCCGCGTTCCGGTAGAGCTTGAGAACGACGCCCAGTACACAATACTCAGCAACTCAATAACGCTCACCCCCGGAACGCTCACGATAGACGCATGCCCGGAGGAGAAGGCCCTCTACGTCCACTGGATAAACGTGACGGAGAAGGAGCCGGAGAGCTCCGAGGTTATAGCAGGTCCATTTGAAAAATGGGCGAGGAGGCTGGGAAGATGA
- a CDS encoding cation:proton antiporter gives MIAPEFFYAAVIVMIGAFLALLRVFFGPSVPDRVVGVDTLNTLIVAGMILLGAAYDRTIYIDIAIVYALLSYVGTLAIAKYLQGGLE, from the coding sequence ATGATAGCACCGGAGTTCTTCTATGCCGCGGTCATAGTCATGATCGGAGCATTTCTGGCGTTGCTCAGGGTGTTCTTTGGCCCCAGCGTGCCCGACAGGGTCGTCGGAGTCGACACGCTCAACACGCTGATCGTTGCCGGAATGATCCTCCTCGGGGCGGCCTACGACAGGACGATATACATCGATATCGCCATCGTTTACGCCCTTCTGAGCTACGTGGGGACCCTGGCCATAGCCAAATACCTCCAGGGGGGATTGGAGTGA
- the mnhG gene encoding monovalent cation/H(+) antiporter subunit G, which produces MIEYVIYAFLAINIVFNLLGSFSLHRFPDVYTRLHGATKCTTFGTIFAVLAVVVHAAYQLRITGDPKYLQMALHSLVALVALLLTNPTGAHAIAKAAHLSGYKPAKAVIDAYENKLRGGVE; this is translated from the coding sequence GTGATCGAGTACGTCATCTACGCATTCCTCGCGATAAACATAGTCTTCAACCTGCTGGGCAGCTTCTCGCTCCACAGGTTCCCCGACGTCTACACCAGACTCCACGGGGCGACCAAGTGCACCACCTTCGGGACGATATTCGCGGTTCTGGCGGTGGTAGTTCACGCCGCCTACCAGCTCCGCATTACCGGAGACCCCAAGTACCTCCAGATGGCGCTTCACAGCCTCGTGGCACTGGTGGCGCTCCTCCTCACGAATCCAACGGGGGCGCACGCGATAGCGAAGGCAGCACACCTCAGCGGATACAAGCCCGCCAAGGCGGTCATCGATGCCTACGAGAACAAGCTCAGGGGTGGTGTCGAATGA
- a CDS encoding DUF4040 domain-containing protein, translating to MNVLSIDMAIQFGILLGVLIAAYITITMRDLLSAAIASAAMSLLLSLEFYMLHAPDVAIAEAAVGAGVVTAIVVYGIAKTERWEREGP from the coding sequence ATGAATGTCCTCTCGATTGACATGGCGATACAGTTCGGAATACTCCTCGGCGTGCTCATAGCGGCCTACATCACGATAACGATGCGTGACTTGCTCAGTGCGGCCATAGCTTCGGCGGCGATGAGCCTGCTCCTCAGCCTGGAGTTCTACATGCTCCACGCTCCGGATGTCGCGATAGCCGAGGCCGCGGTTGGAGCAGGCGTCGTTACGGCCATAGTCGTGTATGGAATCGCCAAAACGGAGAGATGGGAGCGTGAGGGACCATGA
- the mbhE gene encoding hydrogen gas-evolving membrane-bound hydrogenase subunit E, which translates to MKKTFGALALLFLLGVLLVVASPSTGIKFGLGGEDWKAYRYTDQYYIEHGVDEVGGTNIVTDIVFDYRGYDTLGEATVLFTAIAGAVALLRPWRRDEDGE; encoded by the coding sequence ATGAAGAAGACGTTCGGAGCTCTCGCACTGCTGTTCCTCCTTGGGGTGCTGCTCGTCGTTGCGAGCCCCTCAACGGGGATAAAGTTCGGCCTCGGCGGTGAGGACTGGAAGGCCTACCGCTACACCGACCAGTACTACATCGAGCACGGTGTTGATGAAGTCGGCGGAACCAACATAGTCACCGACATAGTCTTCGACTACCGTGGTTACGATACCCTCGGGGAGGCGACTGTTCTCTTCACAGCCATAGCAGGAGCGGTTGCGCTTCTCAGGCCCTGGAGGAGGGATGAGGATGGGGAGTGA
- a CDS encoding Na(+)/H(+) antiporter subunit B translates to MGSDMGLIVKTTARATIPLIGIFGAYVVSHGHLTPGGGFQGGATIAGAGILFLIAFGLGEMKRRYNHHLYSALEGLGGLVFLGAAMLGLGVAFFYNILWHSGPVFNGQPGTLLSAGYLPIMNLAVGLKVFAGLVSAMVAIAAFRRWNE, encoded by the coding sequence ATGGGGAGTGACATGGGACTCATAGTCAAGACGACCGCGAGGGCAACGATACCTCTCATAGGAATCTTCGGAGCCTACGTTGTTTCACACGGTCACCTCACCCCGGGAGGCGGCTTCCAGGGTGGAGCGACGATAGCGGGAGCAGGAATACTGTTCCTCATAGCCTTCGGGCTGGGCGAGATGAAGAGGCGCTACAACCACCACCTCTACTCAGCCCTCGAAGGCCTGGGGGGTCTGGTGTTCCTCGGAGCGGCCATGCTCGGCCTTGGTGTGGCGTTCTTCTACAACATCCTGTGGCACAGCGGCCCGGTCTTCAACGGCCAGCCGGGAACGCTGCTCTCGGCCGGATACCTGCCGATAATGAACCTCGCCGTGGGACTGAAGGTCTTTGCGGGACTGGTCAGCGCGATGGTTGCAATAGCGGCATTCAGGAGGTGGAACGAATGA
- a CDS encoding NADH-quinone oxidoreductase subunit K — protein MIPFQFITAFLLIAMGIYALLYKRNLIKLILALNIIDSGIHLLLISFGYRIEAGQIPTAPIYTGYETVKSAMVAPIPQALTLTSIVIGVCVLALSMALTINAYRHYGSLDVNKLRRLRG, from the coding sequence ATGATACCATTCCAGTTCATCACGGCATTCCTGCTGATAGCCATGGGAATCTACGCCCTCCTCTACAAGAGGAATCTCATCAAGCTCATACTGGCGCTGAACATCATCGATTCTGGCATACACCTGCTCCTCATAAGCTTCGGATACCGCATAGAGGCAGGCCAGATACCGACGGCACCAATCTACACGGGCTATGAGACGGTAAAGAGCGCAATGGTGGCCCCGATTCCGCAGGCGCTCACGCTCACCAGCATAGTCATCGGCGTCTGTGTGCTTGCCCTCTCCATGGCCCTCACGATAAACGCCTACAGACACTACGGAAGCCTCGACGTTAACAAGCTCAGGAGGTTGAGAGGATGA